A genome region from Populus alba chromosome 3, ASM523922v2, whole genome shotgun sequence includes the following:
- the LOC140955374 gene encoding uncharacterized protein, giving the protein MASNVSSSTPTKTNMEAISEHRTEPSLQVQEKRESSLSSCDVYPGRKETDQIIRNESSGLIFCSRCSKAIELSENQWSSSKELSMEMTSGNDTGKSLTADASGSINNPTTRTETELVSGVAAKIVTLNSSQDEDRKIAESIAAKQDGTPQSPKAADTGKQVEEQGGQDEINEEKCESSLSTCDICPERKGKSESSLSIGAKKEGTPQSPNTETREDKGVDQNSDIPLNVNSESLVSGGNGGPRPTSSYTKNVASQLVDCPPVGHTRSGEGGIDSDSTPRKGSETGQKERVADDIQNNVTAALDYHGDSHDLDDNNKSRLFKELAPEDVNENTEQFYCSACAEVSDTIKWYQGLQALVSHAKNTEEVAKLHRKIAQLSEKKLGRKGTSDGPAGEVSSKWKGIRDEKKDREIVWPPMVVVRNTASLQEDENNKRIGITDQELLDLFRSYDAIENVQQAYNSLGHCGMSILIFESSARGYLEAERLDRHFADQGTGRNVWNRSPLYLLPSGELQLHGYMAEEKDVDLFNQYSTGESKLKYEIRLHQDMVCRQMREDNNQLIWLKKRVVEELWRAETLEESNGIMRDRNAKLVEQLKDIRRERMEKAKKETDVLRTKIKLLHERNMEEINNH; this is encoded by the exons ATGGCAAGCAATGTGTCATCATCAACTCCGACCAAGACTAATATGGAAGCAATTTCAGAGCACAGGACTGAACCATCACTGCAAGTCCAAGAAAAGCGTGAATCATCTTTAAGTTCATGTGACGTTTACCCGGGAAGGAAAGAAACTGATCAGATCATAAGAAATGAGAGCTCTGGTCTGATTTTTTGCTCACGCTGCAG CAAAGCTATCGAGTTGTCAGAAAATCAATGGTCAAGCAGCAAAGAGTTGAGTATGGAGATGACTTCTGGAAATGACACTGGCAAGTCTCTCACTGCTGATGCCAGTGGCAGCATTAATAATCCAACTACCAGGACTGAAACAGAACTAGTGAGTGGTGTTGCTGCGAAAATCGTTACTCTCAACTCTTCACAAGATGAGGATAGGAAAATAGCTGAAAGCATCGCTGCTAAACAGGATGGTACTCCACAGAGTCCCAAAGCAGCTGACACAGGTAAGCAAGTAGAAGAACAAGGAGGTCAAGATGAAATCAACGAAGAAAAGTGTGAATCATCTTTAAGTACCTGTGACATTTGCccggaaaggaaaggaaagagtgAATCATCTTTAAGCATAGGTGCAAAAAAGGAGGGTACTCCACAGAGTCCCAATACTGAAACACGTGAAGATAAAGGTGTGGATCAGAATTCAGACATTCCACTTAATGTTAATTCTGAATCGCTGGTCAGCGGAGGAAACGGGGGTCCACGACCAACCTCCAGCTATACCAAGAACGTTGCTTCACAATTGGTAGACTGCCCACCTGTGGGACATACAAGGAGTGGGGAAGGAGGAATTGATTCAGATTCAACTCCAAGAAAGGGTTCAGAAACTGGCCAAAAAGAAAGAGTTGCAGATGACATTCAGAATAATGTTACTGCTGCTCTTGATTATCATGGTGACTCTCATGATTTGGATGATAACAATAAGAGCAGATTGTTCAAGGAATTGGCACCTGAGGATGTCAATGAAAATACCGAGCAGTTTTACTGTTCTGCATGCGCAGAAGTTTCTGATACCATCAAATGGTACCAAGGCCTGCAGGCCCTCGTATCACATGCCAAAAACACTGAAGAAGTGGCCAAACTCCACCGGAAAATCGCACAGCTCTCGGAAAAGAAGCTTGGCAGAAAGGGAACTTCTGATGGTCCTGCTGGTGAAGTGTCAAGTAAGTGGAAAGGTATAAGAGATGAGAAGAAAGATCGTGAGATTGTTTGGCCTCCTATGGTTGTTGTCAGGAATACAGCAAGCCTTCAAGAAGACGAGAACAATAAG cGGATTGGCATTACAGATCAGGAACTCCTTGACTTGTTCAGATCATATGACGCTATTGAGAACGTTCAACAAGCATACAATTCGCTTGGACATTGTGGGAtgagtattttgatttttgagagCTCAGCTAGAGGCTATTTAGAAGCTGAACGCCTAGATAGACATTTTGCAGATCAAGGAACAGGTAGAAATGTTTGGAATCGAAGTCCACTCTACCTCCTACCTAGTGGGGAGCTCCAACTTCACGGTTACATGGCAGAGGAAAAAGACGTGGATCTATTCAACCAGTATTCAACAG GTGAATCCAAGCTGAAATATGAAATCAGATTGCACCAAGACATGGTCTGTAGGCAAATGCGTGAGGACAATAACCAACTCATCTGGCTGAAAAAACGGGTAGTTGAAGAGCTATGGCGCGCAGAAACTCTTGAAGAATCAAATGGCATAATGAGGGATAGGAATGCAAAACTTGTTGAACAATTAAAGGACATAAGGAGGGAGAGGATGGAAAAGGCAAAGAAGGAAACTGATGTTTTGAGAACGAAAATTAAATTGTTGCATGAACGGAACATGGAAGAG ATAAACAATCACTAG